GCGAGAAAACCGGGCACGAGGAGGGAAATCCGCCTGCCAGGGATCTGCTACGGCGGGTGGCTCGCCATGGTCCTCCTCTCATGGGAGAGCGCGGCGCCTGAGGGAAACCCCCACCCAAAGGCTGGGGGTCGGCGAGCGAGGGGCTCGCTGCGATTTGCTCAGCACACATCACCCCTCCGGTGCCGCCTCAGACTGAACCCCGTTTTAACGGCGTTTTGTCATCCGTTTACAGCACCGTTTCTCCCACCCTTGACCCAGCACAGCGGTTGCGACACCTGGCTACTGGAGGTCCATCCATCATATTCACCTCCGTACGGGGCCGCTCCGTATGGATTTAGTGAGGCAGGCAGCAATTCCCGCTCCAGGTGGAAGAACCTCGCTCAGGCAGGCGTACGGGATGCCAAGGTCAGCTCTGGAAACAGATCCTCCAGAGCTTACAGCTCCGGCAGCGCTAAGACAAGGGGCTTTCTGCTCTTTGTAATAAAACCTTGCACTCCTCTAGAATTACAGAGCAGAATTAGGAATAAAGTTTGACCTTCCAAGGATAACCAAGTAATTCTACCGCAGTTACACTGCTACCGGGAAGAGAATCAAGGCACACAAAACCTAACCACGGGCATTTTGAAATCCTCTTTTTTACTGCTGTACAACACAGATTTGTAAGAGTTTTCTTGCATCATGCACAGCAGCAGCGGCACAAAATTGCATTGCGGAGAATGTGTCTGGGAGGTAGGTACGAAAGCGGAAGGAAATCCCCCCCTTGTCCGTGCAGGGGAGAGCCaggcaaggagggagagaagagattTGTTTGATGTGATTTACACCTGCTAggttgtggtggtggtttgggtttcttaaaaagaaaacaacacaaacaaaaaaggaaaaaacacaaacaaaaaaggaaaacaaacaaaaaaggaaaaaacacaaacaaaaaaagagaaaagcacgcaaacaaaagagaaaaaaagccagtaaTTGTTTTTCATGTAGCCCAATGCTAAAATCTTTAATAACAAATAAACTAGGACTTGGAGTTTGCAGGCATGGGAAGAACAAAATTCTAATGGGCTCCAAACCCCAGGAAGATGGATTGTTGTTTTCTTACGTCGCTCAATGCCAAAGTTGCCGTGACTATTCCTGCAACAGCGCCCAGCTCTCTCGCTGTAATATCGCCTCTTCCACACTCCTGAGGGGAGCAATTTCCTTAGGAGTCCACATTACCTGGCACTGTTACACTTTATCCTATTCTGAATTTAAGCAAATGATGGAATAGGGAGAGCACATTATTACGTTTATATAAATAGCAGCTCTTCTCAATTCGCTATAAAAAGACGACGCTTCGGACGGCTGTTACAACGCGTCAGGCAAGCGGCATCTGCCACTGCAACAGCAGGACTGTCACAAGGCCTGTACTGTCCAGTGCAAGGAGTTAAGAAACATCTTTACTACTGGAAGTAAGGCACCTGAATCATcgagtcatagaatcgtttggattggaaaagacctttaagatcctccagtccaaccattaacctaacattactaagtccaccactaaaccaattaaggggagagcagcaatttcgtgtttcctggcttggtggttggattatttttaatgaaagtaaaactgggaatcactaaggttggaaaggagctctaagatcatcagtccaaccatcaacccaacaccaccgtgcccactaaaccatgtcccaaagtgccacctctgcccgtttttttaacctctccagggatggggactccaccacctctctgggcagcctgttccaatgcttgaccaccctttccctgaagaagAGACAGAACTTccaatttttaacaaaaatgtttaattttccaCTTTCATACTCATCTTTTCCGACTCACAATTTGAGGTAACATTCTTGAACCTCAAAAAAGGAGGATTATCTCCAATTTTACAAATGGGGAGATGGAAGAGCAAGAACGTGCGCCCCACACACGACCACAGAAGGCACTAGAGCCGGATAACCAATTTCTTACGTAAGAAAATGTCTCAAACCCATGAGATTGTGGAGGCAGAAATGCTGGCTCCTGAGCGGGCGATTACCCCGAGCCGAGCGTTACAGGGCAGCAGCATGGCTGCTTAGGAGGGTAAAGGATTTTCCTTCTGCGTTTCTGCTAACTCTGGCGTCCGCTCCTCctgatctttcttcttttcctgcatCTCTTCCAACACAGCTTGAAGCTGCAGGTGTAATGCAGAATCCCTGGTTTCGACATCCTGATGATCCTGTTGTGCTACCTGCAGTTAAAGACAGACGATCACCAAAAAACAGGGCCGTAAAGTTTCTGTCGAAGCGCGACTGAAGACAGCAATAGAAAACAACAGCCCCAGTTTGCATAGGTCCAAAAAAAGCCGACAGAAAAGTTCTAATTCACGCTTGGATTATTTTGAAGGTACAGTACAGCGTCAAGGTATCACCAGGgcaaaaagtttaaaatgggACTGCTGACCTCAAGCTAAAAGATGAAAGTCAGTGATTTCATCTTTTCACACACTCACGGGACAGCGCACTTTAAGCAGAACCAatttctgttcctcttcagCCTCTTTTATTGGGGAAAGCACTACGGATGCTCGGCCCAGAGATCACTGGATCGTGAGGAGAATGGAAAGGGTATCACAAAAGAGCATAATAAATGAATTTAGCTAAGGGAGCTTAAAACTGCAGCTTTTACTGCTTCTCCCTTCTTGAGCGTGTTCAACAGTAAGGACAGCATTCTCAGAAGAAATGGGAATCGGTTAGTCATGAAAAAGGTAAAAGGTTTCTAACCCTCACAGAGCAGCCGCGTTCCACTCTACCTGACGTGCTGTTCTAGAAGCATcttcaatttgattttttttacccCAGTTTTTGTTAAGAGTTACACGACAATTGCCTGAAGTAACGAGGAAGTAGACTCCACATGCCCAGGAGCCATTTCACCTCTGGTACGTCAGGGAAAACAGCAAGCAGTGGCAGGGCACTTTGGACAATTGTTTTGGCTAGTTCTTTTCTTGGCAAAAATATAAGTAAACAACCCCCAGACTACAAAACTTTATTtcaatactttaaaaacaaacaaacaaacaaacaaaaaacccctgcaaGATTTATGCAAAAATTTTCCAGTTCAGGATCAAGATCAGAGAACAAGAGTGAGAGTGCATTAGACTACTTAACTATTAAAAAGGGATGGAAAAGTGTGTTAGTTATCTTCAAACCAGAAGAGGTTCTGATTTACCCTTGCTACCTTATAGAGACAGTATATATACGGCAATATGTACACATATTTCCAAGTGGTTTATACAGAAACACCGATGGATGACTTGAAAGCACTGAAGACTTAAATCGTTCATCAGCAAAACAAGCAGATCTCTTTTCCGTCCCACAAGAAGTACCTTAACCTGGGCCAGTCAGGTTCACAAGTAAGAGAAAAGTTTACTTGGCACAGCAAAGACATTTTACTACGACCACCAGGTGCGTGACTGTCTTGCTGAGAATTTAATTCGGACTAACTCAACATTAAGGGCCTGGAAGTGAAGTTTTCTGAATCCACTGGCCAAGTAACTCTGTGAATACTTAACACTTACTTTATCTGTTCCTCTTCTCTGTAAAATAATCCCTCTGGCTAAAAGGGCTTTTCCCGTTTCTTCAAacaatttttcctcttcaatcttcccttcttctttcaGCTCATTGAATTTCTCAACAAACCTAGATTTCAAGATTGCATTTTCACTCTCAAGAATAATGTTTTGGTTCATCGACTTAAGAGGGGAAAGGGACaagtttcagaaatatttctagttTAATTACAAGTGAATCTTACCTCTGGCAAGTAGATTTGTAGTTTGATTGCGCCAGGTCGAAAGGTCTTGGACCGCTGCCATAAATCCTGTAAAATCTCCTATTCAAAAAAATAATGAgagagtttcatttttaaaagcaccaaGAAGGGATATGTCTCGGAGTAAGTAAACATCATCAGAGCCAGTTAATTCAGGCTACCACAAAAAGCATTCGCACaactatttctcctttttccgTTAGCTATTATGTTATACAGAAATAGTCCTCCTGgaatttttaagttgttttaaTAAATTCTAGCTCATCTTCACCACCACCGGCGAGTCAGAGGAGCACGGTAACTTTTCCATTTTGACAGCAGGTTTAAGTTAGCCCAACCTGGCCACCCAGCACGCCTCACGGTTCTGCGCCCTGCAGCCTTTTCTATCGGGAAGGAGCCTCTGCCTGAGGCGACGCCTTTTGCACCTCGATGCCGGCAATTATAACTAAATACATTGGAGACAGTGCAGTAGAAGCGCGAAAGGCAGTTTCTCTGCGATGTAAACAAGGAGAGAAAGCGCTGCTGGGAGGGCCAGCGGCAAGGCGGGAGCCGTGGCCCCTCCGCTCGGCGAGTGGCCAGGGGCAAAGCAAGGCCTGCGGCCGCCCAGGGAGGGAAAGCGGTAACTCACGCTCGCACTTCGTCCTCCTGGTAGAAGATGGGAGGGATGACATCCTTCACCTTGCCGTagcgcggccgcggccgccggtAGACGGGCTCCCTCAGCGGGGGGAAGGCGGCGTAGACGTCGAACCACAGCGGCTTCTCGATCACCCCGATGCGGAGCAGGTTGCGCGTCCTGccgggggagaggagaggagcggCGCGGGGAGCTCAGGGGACACCCGCACCGCCCCGGCCTTgcgcctgcctccccggggaCCCCGCGCCTCCCGGCTCGCCCTCCCAGGCCCCCCGGCGCCGCCCCGCAGCGGGGACCCCGCGCACGGCCGCCCGCCCTCCGCACCGGCTGAACACGCTCCCTATCTTCTGCATGCGGTTCCCCGCCAtggcggcgccggcggccgggccTCCCTTAGCAACGCCGCCACCCTAGCAACGGGCTGCCCTCCCACCCGGAAGCGGAAACGCGCGCCCTCGCcgccagggcaggcagccaaCAGCCGAAggacggcggcggcggaggggggcgCCCAGGCAGCGCCAGCCGATGGCCGAGCGGGGGCTCAGCCGGATCGCGTGTccgtgtcccccctccccgtcaATTTAAAGGGCCAGCGCTGCCGTCCCCCACGGcaaccccctgccccaaggGGAACACACGGGGCTGGGACCCGCCGCCTCACGGAGCAGCGCAGCCCTCCCGCCTCCCTCGCAGCCCGGCCCTGGTTCCCAGGGAGGCTGAGGGACACGGGGGTGGGAGCCCTTTCCCTGGGGCCGGGTCTCCCCTCAGGGCATGGCGGGGCCGGGTCTCCCCTCAGGGCATGGCGGGGCCGGGTCTCTCCGGGCAGGGCAGCCGCCCTCAGCCGCAGCACAGGAAGGACCGTGAGTCCCAGGGCCTGCGGAAAGCCTCATCTCCTCAGGAGGCCTCTGCCGCCATGTCGTGTGCCTAGGGACACAAAGGCGGTGGTGGCAgcgcggggacccccccagcccgggctgGGGTCTGTCCCGGGGTCTGTccagctcccaccctgcccATGTCGGCTCCCCCCGAGCAGCTCGGGAAGCCGGTGCCCCGGGAGAGCCGTGGCTGGGGAGCGCTGGGCCCAACCCTGGCAGCCATGGCCAAAACCCTCGCCTTCGCCCCCCGCCCAGCCTTCGGACACGCTCGCGCCGCAGCTCGGTGCATCCatagagtggtttgggttggaagggagcttaAAGATCACCTTGTTCCAaccccctgctgtgggcagggacaccttccactagaccaggttgctcaaagccccatccaacctgaccttgaacacttccagggatgaggcatccAAATAATTCCCGCTTCCAAATAATACCTGCAGCTCcatgggggtgagggggtgcaGCAGCAGGGTTTGGGGGCACAGCCctccaggaggtgctggggacaggcagaaaGCAAGGGCCGTGTCCAGAAACACCGGGTCCTCCTCAGCACCAACCCCAGAATACGACGACACCGGCTGTGCTTCCCTAAAGTCCCCCCGGCAAACCAAGAGGGTGGATAAAGCCCAGCGGCAAAGGCAGCGGTTGTCACCCCCAAAGACGTGCGGACTCCGGCAGGGCGGCCCGGCTGCTGGCTCCGGTTTCCAACGGAGCCGtcggggctgccccgctgccggcctCGGCTGACTGCTGCGGGTGAGAGGGGAGGACGGCTGCCCCGGACAGGGGACGGAGTCCCGAGGAAAGGAGGAGCTGCTGTCGCCCACGCTGGCCGGTCCCACGAGGAGGGGACACGTCGGAGATCGCCGTCGCATGCTGCGCCTGCAGCTCCCCGGTGCAGTCATTTCTCTCCGTACGGCAGGAACGACGTCCCCAGAGGCTGGGGCTCATCCTCTCCATCCATGGCACTTTGCGTCTGCTCCAtctgctgtcctgcagctgagcgctgccatgtccccatgtgtcctggttttggctgggacagagttaattttcttcctagtagcacgcacagtgctgtgttttggatttaggatgagaataatgctgataacacactgatggtttagttgttgctcagtgctgcttatgccaggcaaggacttttcagcttcccatgctctgccaggggcacaagaaactgggagggggcacagccagaagagttgatcccaactgccccaagggctgttccataccatacggcgtcatgggcagtatagaaactgggggggttggccggggagcagcgatcactgctcggggacgggctgggtatcagtcggcgggtggtgagcaattgcatcgtgcatcacttgctttgtatattattattattatcattattatattgttattattatcattactattttactttatttcaattattaaactgttcttatctcaccccaggagtgtttctcactctcactcctccaattctctcccccatcccaccggggcagggagcgagtggctgcgtggtgctgagccgctgcctggggctgaaccacgacaccACAGCAGCCAAGGAGCTTGGGGACCGGTGGTGACACGGGGCTGCAAACCATCGCCAGCAGCGGGATGCGGGGAGGGTCAGTCTCGCCCCGGTTGCCTTTTTGGTGTTGGGTCTCACCGCTGGTGGGATTTGCTGCCGCAGTTTGCACAAGCCCCGGGTTGCACCATGGCCTGatcctgccctgggcagccccagcactgcttGCTGGATGCGGGAGGTGGCAGCAGATGGTGCCCGGCTGCCCAGCACAGAGCCCCAGTCTGTGTTTTTTAACCTTGATTTATAAAATCCGGCAGCTACAGCCAGGCTATTTGCCCTGGGTAAACCGCCTTCCCCCCAGTCAGCGTTTCCACTAAGCTGACTTGGGAGATGTGCGTGGCAGCGAGCGATGCCTGGTCACTAGGTGCAGCCCTTAGCTTGGGAATGAGctgatggggaggaaaaaaaaaaaaaaaatcccatctctCCTTCCATCTTCCAGCCTTGGGAAGGAAGGGGGCAGTAAATTTCCACGGCAGCCTGACAGCCAGCAGGTACTGGGTGCCAGCCTCAAACACCTCTAGCATTCATCGTCATCTGCCCGCAGTTTTCAGTCCTGGGCTTTTCTCAGCTGCCGGTTTTCTTAAAACACggttttgaaaggaaaaaaaaaaaaaaaaaaaccaaacaaaaaacgTTGCCCCCATAGAGCAAAAAGAATTCAAAAGGGAGTTGCTGGGACCGCTCCAGGGCTGCATCTGAGCTGCTCAAAGGACTGGGCAGGCCCTGGTCTTTTCAGCTCTTTGAAAAAGCCCTGGCTCCCCCGCGGGCTCGCGACAGCTCGCTTGGCCGCCGCGGGAAGGCGGCATCCAGGATTTCTCCAGCATTTCGATGCTTTTGACATTTAAGGCAAGAATGCCTTGACTTTTTCCAGCATCTTCTCTCACAGGGAAGGTTTCCAAGCCACACGTGAGGCTGGGGAGCTCTAATCCCGCCAGCGACCGAAAGCCGCTCCCGGGACAGCTGGCGCAGGGCAAGCAGACTCCGGCCCCGTCCCTGCAAGCAAGGGGGATGCTCTGCGTGCCCCCCGGGGCTGACAATGAAGCGCCATGCCCCACGGGGTATTTCTCATGGGCAGCACAGCCTGGACAGGCCAAAAGTCCTACTCTTCCCCAAAACGAAGGGTTTAAGATCGAGGTTTtgggtgctggctggggacacggggggccaGCTCCTGTAAGTGGGGCTTGACGGGcacctgcccttccctggcagAGACCCT
This window of the Pelecanus crispus isolate bPelCri1 chromosome 12, bPelCri1.pri, whole genome shotgun sequence genome carries:
- the MRPS23 gene encoding small ribosomal subunit protein mS23 isoform X2, whose protein sequence is MAGNRMQKIGSVFSRTRNLLRIGVIEKPLWFDVYAAFPPLREPVYRRPRPRYGKVKDVIPPIFYQEDEVRARFYRIYGSGPRPFDLAQSNYKSTCQRFVEKFNELKEEGKIEEEKLFEETGKALLARGIILQRRGTDKDHQDVETRDSALHLQLQAVLEEMQEKKKDQEERTPELAETQKENPLPS
- the MRPS23 gene encoding small ribosomal subunit protein mS23 isoform X1, coding for MAGNRMQKIGSVFSRTRNLLRIGVIEKPLWFDVYAAFPPLREPVYRRPRPRYGKVKDVIPPIFYQEDEVRARFYRIYGSGPRPFDLAQSNYKSTCQRFVEKFNELKEEGKIEEEKLFEETGKALLARGIILQRRGTDKVAQQDHQDVETRDSALHLQLQAVLEEMQEKKKDQEERTPELAETQKENPLPS